In Aegilops tauschii subsp. strangulata cultivar AL8/78 chromosome 3, Aet v6.0, whole genome shotgun sequence, one genomic interval encodes:
- the LOC141020618 gene encoding protein ASPARTIC PROTEASE IN GUARD CELL 1-like — MTTLTLLLCVYCCFASAAMAASTHQAAKLEYIYSAERPEAACPAPTTRGLEEKPAMAQSLTNLHIVGLGLTRSWQLAREFLQRSVGCEEYMVTVGIGSPAVGQTLILDTGSHVSWVRCNTQLGTPFDPTASSSYAPFSCSATACAQLSGQWNGCSQDQCQYTVSYQDGSYTAGTYSSDTLTLTGSKAITGFQFGCNLQPHRQHRRQDRRLLGLGGY, encoded by the exons ATGACGACGCTGACGCTGCTTCTGTGTGTCTACTGCTGCTTCGCAAGCGCTGCTATGGCAGCGAGCACGCACCAGGCCGCCAAGCTTGAGTACATCTACAGCGCGGAGAGGCCCGAAGCTGCCTGCCCTGCGCCTACCACCAGAG ggttGGAAGAGAAACCAGCCATGGCCCAGTCACTCACCAACTTACACATCGTGGGCCTGGGCCTCACGCGCTCCTGGCAGCTGGCGCGTGAGTTTTTGCAGCGTAGCGTAGGCTGTGAGGAGTACATGGTGACCGTCGGGATTGGGTCGCCGGCCGTCGGCCAGACTCTCATCCTGGACACCGGCAGCCACGTCTCCTGGGTGCGGTGCAACACCCAGTTGGGCACACCGTTCGACCCTACGGCGTCCAGCTCCTACGCGCCCTTCTCCTGCAGTGCTACGGCTTGCGCACAGCTTAGCGGCCAGTGGAACGGGTGTTCCCAGGATCAGTGCCAGTACACGGTCAGCTACCAGGACGGGTCCTACACCGCGGGGACCTACTCCTCCGACACCCTGACGCTGACCGGCTCGAAGGCCATCACAGGCTTCCAGTTCGGCTGCAACCTGCAACCACACAGACAACATCGACGCCAGGATCGACGCCTCCTCGGGCTCGGCGGCTATTAG